One stretch of Candidatus Syntrophosphaera sp. DNA includes these proteins:
- a CDS encoding UvrD-helicase domain-containing protein, producing the protein MAELSELGILSHLTEAEKLFLPNECNFDPESVNFIKCLESTDVVACPGSGKTTALLAKLFILSKYMPFEFNKGICVLTHTNVAIDEIKRRMGKASSVLFTYPNFFGTIQSFVDKFLAIPAFVEEYGHRNVTIDSSLAESIFWKRLKPTTRTWVSRQYIDIIAKLILTSLDEIMLSSDGKTSSLKIGKQTESYKELLSVKKHLIEDGIIRYDEAYLFAENYIAKHPGLPESICTRFSYLFIDEMQDTDKRQNDLLNRVFNDSVVKQRIGDPNQAIYDLVVSDDVAWGLSDKIITISSSQRISNQIAQSIHKVCVKPEASLNGVDRGTDCLLSPVIILYDDDSQSVVLSKFSELIKEREDLWKQEIAEIGKLPLYYAVGWTHDNEGKTAAGLNKTSIRSYFPDYHRPVRSGNPIYNSLKNYLVKSAGSRSNVTPQMISDSLLSSFLRVLSEGDITNPSSGKRYTKSSLYEYLKTHEEFHSEFKSDLALWVKQISKHACDDTTCSHRNDAYPNCVFEQIIQYLKETWLPHFAIEEAQVDRFITNPIEQMENTSSVSNVFSSNGIDIQVGTVHSVKGQTHTATLFLECFSYDFNGNQLLDYLTGDRTFSSNDGKYRNCALKVAYVAMSRPTHFLCAAFHIDRIPTTAHKKLEELGWSLVTI; encoded by the coding sequence ATGGCAGAGTTAAGCGAACTTGGCATCCTTTCGCATTTAACCGAAGCGGAAAAGCTCTTTCTACCAAATGAGTGTAATTTTGACCCAGAATCAGTTAACTTTATCAAATGCCTAGAGTCAACTGATGTGGTGGCTTGTCCGGGTAGTGGCAAAACAACAGCATTATTAGCTAAGCTATTCATTCTCTCAAAATACATGCCCTTTGAATTCAACAAGGGAATCTGTGTTTTGACTCATACAAATGTTGCCATCGATGAGATCAAGCGGAGAATGGGAAAAGCCAGCTCGGTGTTGTTTACGTATCCGAACTTTTTTGGGACTATACAGAGCTTTGTCGACAAATTCTTAGCAATCCCTGCATTTGTTGAAGAATATGGGCATAGAAACGTAACCATTGACTCATCTCTTGCAGAGAGCATATTTTGGAAGAGGTTGAAACCAACGACCAGAACTTGGGTATCGAGGCAGTATATTGATATTATTGCTAAGCTTATTTTGACATCCTTAGATGAAATCATGTTATCCTCTGATGGAAAGACATCTTCACTCAAGATTGGTAAGCAGACTGAGAGTTATAAAGAACTTCTATCAGTAAAAAAACATCTCATCGAAGATGGCATTATTAGATATGATGAAGCATACCTGTTTGCAGAAAACTATATAGCAAAACACCCGGGGTTACCTGAGTCAATATGCACAAGATTTAGCTACCTTTTTATCGATGAGATGCAAGACACCGATAAAAGACAAAATGACCTGTTAAATAGAGTTTTCAATGACAGTGTAGTGAAGCAGAGGATAGGTGACCCCAATCAGGCAATTTATGACCTTGTAGTTTCGGATGATGTTGCTTGGGGATTATCAGATAAGATTATTACCATATCATCATCACAGAGAATCTCTAACCAAATTGCACAATCTATTCACAAAGTGTGCGTCAAACCCGAGGCAAGCCTCAATGGTGTTGATCGAGGAACCGACTGTCTCCTCTCGCCAGTAATTATCTTGTATGATGATGATTCACAATCAGTTGTGCTTAGTAAGTTTAGTGAATTGATCAAGGAACGGGAAGACCTATGGAAGCAGGAGATTGCTGAAATAGGTAAACTTCCACTATACTATGCAGTTGGTTGGACCCATGATAATGAAGGAAAAACTGCAGCTGGATTGAATAAGACTAGTATTAGGTCATATTTCCCCGATTACCATAGGCCAGTAAGGTCAGGCAACCCAATCTACAACTCGCTAAAGAATTATCTGGTAAAATCAGCTGGTTCACGATCGAATGTGACCCCCCAAATGATTTCAGATTCGCTTTTAAGTTCTTTCCTGAGAGTCCTGAGCGAAGGAGATATAACCAATCCTTCAAGCGGTAAGCGATACACCAAAAGTTCACTGTATGAATATCTCAAGACCCATGAAGAATTCCATTCTGAGTTCAAATCTGATTTGGCATTATGGGTAAAGCAAATCAGCAAACATGCCTGTGACGACACAACATGCTCTCATAGAAATGATGCATATCCTAATTGTGTGTTTGAGCAGATAATTCAATATCTGAAAGAAACCTGGCTCCCACATTTTGCGATTGAAGAAGCTCAAGTTGATAGATTCATCACTAATCCAATAGAACAAATGGAAAACACCTCCTCTGTGAGTAATGTCTTCTCATCAAATGGCATTGATATACAAGTTGGGACAGTCCACTCGGTGAAAGGTCAAACGCACACTGCAACGCTATTCTTGGAGTGCTTTAGCTATGATTTCAACGGCAATCAACTCCTTGATTACTTGACTGGGGATAGGACTTTCTCATCTAATGACGGCAAGTATAGAAATTGCGCCTTAAAGGTGGCATATGTTGCAATGAGCAGACCTACCCATTTTTTATGTGCCGCATTTCATATAGACAGGATTCCTACAACTGCACACAAAAAGCTTGAAGAATTAGGTTGGTCATTAGTGACCATTTGA